Proteins encoded by one window of Patescibacteria group bacterium:
- a CDS encoding ATP-binding protein: MSQNSKPFHFEFSLEVLNHLGRGLYRSFATVVAEAISNAWDAEATEVKITITDGVLIVEDNGKGMDSYDFQKRFLKVGYSRREDKDNKSKRSVIGRKGIGKLAMLSISQKVTILSKKKENKIIGGIINNTKLDKEIKKDGSYNLEDLSQENLKLFPIKKSSGTKIIFEKMKTKLNSEAIIRKYLATQFNFVFSLKKNDKFIIKVNNKRISQKDLQELHDKTQFIWFLETENTERKKLYKYLANSKIIENTSFNFKQENITVKGFIASVKHPRNLLLSGSGGDYKAGINLFCNGRLRQENLFEEITNKQIVEEYLYGEVHVDGFEDDENDRFTSSREGIIKDDPLYHKFLDELKKIQYIISKDWTPWRNKENDEGDIDVDNRPPYEVRMNDSRNRRMKDFQKEINKNVVEKNTKKSLQEKLRALSYKNTMVYQDLFILENIFREYIRIKGIDEAQLDANGCEEEKDIINTLNEVRNFRKQDEERHALKGKITKMEHYLNYLHLFHLGEIIDLKIQKNHKKPKKYRKGLEQDTKEIGPVRNSIMHTNEITEEVMKWDKIKNVINYVERLSNKTNK; this comes from the coding sequence ATGTCACAAAATAGTAAACCATTCCATTTTGAATTTTCCTTGGAAGTACTAAATCACCTTGGGAGAGGATTATATAGAAGTTTTGCCACAGTAGTAGCAGAAGCGATTTCAAATGCTTGGGATGCTGAGGCAACAGAAGTAAAAATAACAATAACAGACGGCGTATTGATTGTTGAGGACAACGGTAAGGGAATGGATAGCTATGACTTTCAAAAAAGATTTTTAAAAGTCGGCTATTCAAGAAGAGAGGATAAAGACAACAAATCAAAAAGGAGTGTTATTGGTAGAAAAGGCATCGGCAAACTAGCAATGTTATCTATTTCACAAAAAGTAACAATCTTATCCAAGAAAAAAGAAAATAAGATAATCGGTGGAATAATTAATAACACAAAACTTGATAAAGAAATAAAGAAAGATGGGTCTTATAACCTAGAAGACTTATCTCAAGAAAATTTAAAATTATTCCCAATCAAAAAAAGCTCTGGCACAAAAATTATTTTTGAAAAAATGAAAACAAAGTTAAACAGCGAAGCAATTATTAGAAAATATCTTGCTACTCAGTTTAATTTCGTTTTTAGTTTAAAAAAGAATGATAAGTTTATAATAAAAGTTAATAACAAACGAATTTCTCAAAAAGATTTGCAAGAGCTACACGACAAAACGCAATTTATTTGGTTTCTAGAAACAGAAAATACAGAAAGAAAAAAACTGTACAAATATTTAGCCAATTCAAAAATAATTGAAAACACGTCTTTTAATTTTAAGCAAGAAAATATTACTGTAAAAGGATTTATAGCATCAGTTAAACACCCTCGAAATTTATTATTAAGCGGTTCTGGCGGAGATTACAAGGCTGGAATAAATTTATTTTGTAATGGTAGACTAAGACAGGAAAACCTTTTTGAAGAAATAACAAATAAGCAAATAGTTGAGGAATATTTATATGGCGAAGTACATGTTGATGGATTTGAAGATGATGAAAATGATAGATTTACAAGTTCCAGGGAAGGGATTATAAAGGATGACCCTCTTTACCACAAATTTCTAGATGAATTAAAAAAAATACAATATATTATATCAAAGGATTGGACACCTTGGAGAAACAAAGAGAATGATGAGGGGGATATTGATGTAGATAATAGACCACCTTATGAAGTAAGAATGAACGATAGTAGAAATAGAAGAATGAAAGACTTTCAAAAAGAAATCAATAAAAATGTTGTAGAAAAAAACACAAAAAAAAGTCTCCAAGAAAAACTTAGAGCGCTTTCGTATAAAAATACTATGGTATATCAAGATCTCTTTATTTTAGAAAATATTTTTAGGGAATACATAAGAATTAAAGGTATTGATGAAGCACAATTGGATGCAAATGGATGCGAAGAAGAAAAAGATATAATTAATACTCTGAATGAAGTTAGAAACTTTAGAAAACAAGATGAAGAAAGGCATGCGCTAAAAGGAAAAATTACCAAAATGGAACACTATTTAAATTATCTCCACTTATTTCATCTTGGTGAAATAATTGATTTAAAAATTCAAAAAAATCATAAGAAACCAAAAAAATATAGAAAAGGACTTGAACAAGACACTAAAGAGATTGGGCCTGTTAGAAATTCTATTATGCACACAAATGAGATAACGGAAGAGGTTATGAAGTGGGATAAAATAAAAAATGTTATTAACTATGTTGAAAGATTAAGCAATAAAACAAATAAATAG
- the dcm gene encoding DNA (cytosine-5-)-methyltransferase yields the protein MQTKIKIETIDLFCGIGGLTYGLKKSGINVIAGIDNDETCKYAYEKNNKTKFINADLTKYGSGEIQKIYSPNAIKVLVGCAPCQPFSSHSFKNKVKNHDDRWDLLSYFGKIIDDTLPEIVSMENVRGIVKTNIFKQFLDVLEKNNYHIDYKIVYVPDYGAPQNRSRLILLASRLGEIKIPKPTHTKETFVTVKEIIKKLPPIKAGQTSKYDPLHKAKNLSKINIQRIKQSKQNGTWRDWEKKLLPDCYKKESGQTYTSVYGRMGWDNVAPTITTQFFNLGSGRFGHPTQNRALSLREGALLQTFPVNYDFGPIKSMTTIARHIGNSVPPVLGEIIGNTIKKHINNINVTK from the coding sequence ATGCAAACAAAAATTAAAATTGAGACTATCGACTTATTCTGTGGAATAGGAGGATTGACTTATGGATTGAAAAAATCTGGGATTAATGTCATAGCTGGTATTGATAATGATGAAACGTGTAAATATGCATACGAAAAGAATAATAAAACAAAATTTATTAATGCTGATTTAACAAAATATGGATCTGGTGAAATACAAAAAATATATAGCCCAAATGCTATCAAAGTATTAGTCGGCTGTGCGCCATGTCAACCTTTTTCTTCCCATTCTTTCAAAAATAAAGTTAAAAATCACGACGACAGGTGGGATCTTCTCAGCTACTTTGGAAAAATAATAGATGATACACTTCCTGAAATAGTATCAATGGAGAATGTACGCGGAATAGTAAAGACTAACATATTTAAACAGTTTTTAGACGTACTTGAAAAAAATAATTATCATATTGATTATAAAATAGTATACGTACCAGATTACGGTGCTCCGCAAAATAGAAGCAGATTAATTTTACTTGCCTCAAGGCTTGGAGAAATAAAAATACCAAAGCCAACACATACTAAAGAAACATTTGTAACTGTTAAAGAAATTATAAAAAAATTGCCACCAATCAAAGCTGGCCAAACCTCTAAGTATGACCCATTACATAAAGCCAAGAACCTTTCTAAAATTAACATTCAGAGAATAAAACAATCAAAACAAAATGGTACGTGGCGAGACTGGGAAAAAAAACTGTTACCGGATTGCTATAAAAAAGAAAGTGGGCAAACTTACACATCAGTTTATGGACGGATGGGTTGGGATAATGTCGCACCAACAATAACAACTCAATTTTTTAACTTAGGATCCGGACGCTTTGGGCACCCCACACAGAATAGGGCTCTTTCTTTAAGGGAAGGTGCTCTGCTTCAAACTTTTCCAGTGAATTATGATTTTGGTCCGATAAAATCCATGACTACTATCGCCAGGCATATTGGTAATTCAGTACCCCCTGTTCTTGGTGAAATTATTGGAAACACGATTAAAAAACATATTAATAATATTAATGTCACAAAATAG
- a CDS encoding PQQ-dependent sugar dehydrogenase produces MTKSAKVSIFIIIIVLILAGILWWLNTNTSFLSLGNNEQEIINNNFNNQPVNTSNTNTAENTNTEPQAPAPDLTELIEQDLQIPAQYQTGTFATARKLNLPAGFTISLYAAGLTAPRFFDFDEENNLIVADKGAGKIFLLKDTNQDGTADENIVIDSDLKTMHSVDFYKGDLFAGEEHQIIVYRDLQPDGTYSAKDVLVADLPSDGGHSTRTVLVGPDEKLYVSVGSSCNICEEKDERRAAVMQYDLDGSNGRVFAKGLRNAVGIAFYKGDLWSVTNGRDRLGDDIPQEEVDILEKGNHYGWPYCYGKGVVDPSFPARAEFCANDTTDPVYLMQAHSAPLGVTFNAENSVFPVQLQENMFVGFHGSWNRSVPTGYKVVRINTGDAKAEPVNFITGWLDENGDVWGRPVGVGFDQNGVFYISDDEAGAIYRVTYTE; encoded by the coding sequence ATGACAAAAAGTGCCAAGGTTAGTATTTTCATAATTATCATTGTGCTAATTTTAGCCGGAATTCTCTGGTGGCTAAATACCAACACCTCATTTTTATCGCTCGGCAATAACGAACAGGAAATTATTAATAACAATTTCAATAACCAACCGGTAAATACAAGTAATACAAACACAGCCGAAAACACCAACACCGAACCACAAGCCCCCGCGCCGGATCTGACTGAGCTTATCGAACAGGATCTGCAAATCCCCGCCCAGTACCAAACCGGAACATTTGCTACGGCGCGCAAGTTAAACTTACCCGCCGGGTTTACTATCAGTCTGTATGCCGCGGGGCTTACCGCACCGCGCTTTTTTGACTTTGACGAAGAGAACAATTTAATCGTCGCGGACAAAGGCGCGGGTAAAATATTTCTGCTGAAAGATACAAATCAAGACGGCACCGCGGATGAAAATATAGTGATTGACTCAGACCTCAAGACAATGCACAGCGTGGACTTTTACAAAGGGGATTTGTTCGCCGGAGAAGAGCATCAAATAATAGTCTACCGCGACTTACAGCCGGACGGCACTTACAGCGCCAAAGATGTATTAGTAGCAGACCTGCCGTCAGATGGCGGTCACTCCACCCGAACGGTGCTGGTCGGTCCGGATGAGAAGCTGTATGTATCAGTCGGATCAAGTTGTAATATCTGCGAGGAAAAGGACGAACGCCGTGCCGCCGTCATGCAGTATGACCTGGACGGATCAAACGGCCGGGTGTTTGCCAAGGGCTTACGGAACGCGGTTGGCATAGCTTTTTACAAAGGGGATTTATGGTCGGTGACCAATGGAAGGGACCGCTTGGGTGACGACATCCCACAGGAGGAAGTGGATATTCTGGAAAAAGGCAATCATTACGGCTGGCCGTACTGCTATGGCAAAGGTGTGGTAGATCCCAGCTTCCCCGCACGCGCCGAGTTCTGCGCCAACGATACTACCGATCCGGTTTATCTCATGCAGGCCCATTCCGCTCCGCTGGGAGTTACCTTCAATGCTGAGAACAGCGTTTTCCCCGTACAACTTCAGGAAAACATGTTTGTTGGCTTTCACGGTTCCTGGAACCGCAGTGTTCCCACCGGATACAAAGTCGTGCGCATCAACACGGGCGACGCCAAAGCCGAGCCGGTTAACTTTATTACCGGGTGGCTTGATGAAAACGGGGATGTCTGGGGCAGGCCGGTGGGAGTCGGTTTTGACCAAAACGGCGTTTTCTATATTTCGGACGATGAAGCCGGCGCAATCTACCGCGTAACCTATACCGAATAG